A stretch of the Lolium perenne isolate Kyuss_39 chromosome 3, Kyuss_2.0, whole genome shotgun sequence genome encodes the following:
- the LOC127342800 gene encoding regulator of telomere elongation helicase 1 homolog isoform X1, whose product MPVYRIRGVDVDFPFDAYDCQITYMDRVLQSLQQGNNALLESPTGTGKTLCLLCSTLAWRRTFGEFLRGGGGGGSSQPSGSQQSGASATPLSPYPVIIYASRTHSQLRQVIKELKATSYRPKMAVLGSREQMCIHEEVSKLRGKAQNNGCQFLCKKRRCRHNNIVTEYMRSNSELGNEPFDIEDLVNIGRTKGPCPYYISRELSKSVDILFAPYNYLIDPGNRRSLAGIPWDNAVLIFDEAHNLESICADAASFDLLPTSLTSCIAEAQECIQLCSFKRSIENSADKQFDPENYAILKALLMALEKKISELVIESKELGYTKPGTYIYEFLSELNITSETSKKLIETIDSASLLLEEGNSGETKAGAKAKSTVSRLETIRDILDIIFRGGGQSHAKYYRFHVNESRQTSGDSLQVFGKASRTLSWWCFNPGLAMEEFLKLGVRSIILTSGTLSPLESLAMELNLEFPVRLENPHVISPDQIWVGVVPVGPSGHPLNSSYRTRETEKYKQELGTVIVNFARIVPDGLLVFFPSYSMMDKCIDYWKNRNHEHSVDENTIWQRMCKYKQPVIEPRQSSNFPNAIEDYAAKLRDSSTSGAIFFAVCRGKVSEGLDFADRAGRAVIVTGMPFSTPTDPKVRLKREYLDNRGNLDKTATPSNKNSKVLTGEEWYVQQAARAVNQAVGRVIRHRHDYGAIIYCDERFVWSNYQSQMSYWLKPYIKCYSKYGEIVQTLTRFFRDKVSLDPLEPKKMDCNDSIAPLGDKCLPQEILFDSPAASVNEHRVTTATTRRNNYMNFAQITPTNRATLSMKHGCTSTSQPMSSRGQLSQDQVVDLTDHATTHGHSKEHTLKSLRLKKAKIADNVSSVLPRNVESRDLPGYQGEQSTPQSRRSTIEQACEKNEAIQEGSGGHVSITGPAFLKLAREKLSTAEYGEFVEFMKALKLKNMHIKDSLEAIAKLFSSPGRLTLLEGFRVFVSKNQLPLYEQLVRRYSAANT is encoded by the exons atgcCGGTGTACCGCATCCGCGGCGTCGACGTCGACTTCCCCTTCGACGCCTACGACTGCCAGATCACCTACATGGACCGCGTCCTCCAGTCCCTGCAGCAG GGCAATAACGCGCTCCTCGAGAGCCCGACGGGGACGGGGAAGACGCTATGCCTGCTCTGCTCTACGCTTGCGTGGCGGCGGACATTCGGGGAGTTTctgcggggcggcggcggcggcggcagcagccAGCCGTCAGGAAGCCAGCAGTCGGGGGCCTCTGCGACCCCGTTGTCGCCATACCCCGTGATTATCTACGCCTCCCGGACGCATAGCCAGCTCCGGCAGGTCATCAAGGAGCTCAAGGCCACCAGCTACAG GCCGAAGATGGCAGTGCTGGGCTCCCGTGAGCAGATGTGCATCCATGAAGAAGTGAGCAAGCTCAGGGGAAAAGCACAGAACAATGGTTGCCAGTTCCTCTGTAAGAAGCGCAGGTGCCGTCATAACAACATTGTTACTG AATACATGAGAAGCAACAGTGAGCTTGGAAATGAGCCTTTTGACATTGAAGACTTGGTTAATATTGGGAGAACTAAGGGCCC GTGCCCATATTACATCTCCCGGGAACTTTCCAAGTCTGTTGATATTTTATTTGCCCCGTATAATTATCTTATTGATCCAGGAAATCGGCGTTCCTTAGCTGGCATACCATGGGACAATGCAGTACTTATATTTGATGAAGCACACAACCTG GAAAGTATATGTGCAGATGCTGCCTCTTTTGACTTGCTTCCCACTAGCCTTACTTCTTGCATTGCGGAAGCTCAAGAGTGCATTCAACTGTGTTCATTCAAGAGGTCCATTGAAAATTCTGCTGATAAACAATTTGACCCAGAAAACTATGCTATCCTCAAAG CTCTTTTAATGGCACTTGAGAAAAAAATTAGTGAGTTGGTAATTGAATCCAAGGAGCTGGGTTACACAAAACCTGGGACTTACATATACGAGTTCCTCTCAGAACTGAATATTACGTCTGAAACATCCAAAAAGTTAATTGAGACTATTGATAGTGCTTCTTTACTACTGGAGGAAG GAAATTCTGGTGAAACTAAAGCTGGCGCCAAGGCAAAGTCCACAGTGTCTAGATTGGAAACAATTAGAGACATTCTTGACATAATTTTTAGGGGCGGTGGTCAAAGCCATGCAAAGTATTATCGT TTTCATGTAAATGAATCTCGACAAACATCTGGTGACTCGTTGCAAGTTTTCG GTAAGGCTTCAAGGACTCTTAGTTGGTGGTGTTTTAACCCAGGGCTTGCTATGGAGGAATTTCTCAAGTTGGGTGTACGCTCCATTATATTAACATCTGGAACTTTATCTCCCTTAGAGTCACTTGCCATGGAATTAAACCT TGAGTTTCCAGTCAGGCTAGAGAATCCCCATGTCATTTCGCCAGATCAAATCTGGGTTGGAGTTGTGCCTGTGGGGCCTTCAGGGCATCCACTTAATTCTTCTTATCGGACACGTGAGACTGAAAAGTACAAGCAAGAATTGGGTACTGTTATAG TTAATTTTGCCCGTATAGTGCCAGATGGACTCCTTGTTTTCTTTCCTTCATATTCTATGATGGACAAGTGTATTGACTACTGGAAAAACAGG AACCATGAACATTCAGTGGACGAGAACACAATTTGGCAGAGAATGTGCAAGTACAAGCAGCCAGTTATAGAGCCTAGGCAGTCATCAAACTTTCCAAATGCAATTGAG GACTATGCAGCCAAACTACGCGATTCTTCTACTTCTGGGGCAATTTTTTTTGCAGTTTGCCGTGGCAAA GTTAGTGAGGGCCTTGATTTTGCTGACCGTGCTGGGAGAGCTGTAATAGTTACTGGAATGCCTTTCTCCACTCCGACTGATCCTAAG GTTCGGCTCAAGCGTGAGTATTTGGATAATCGTGGTAATTTGGATAAGACGGCAACACCATCTAATAAGAACTCAAAG GTTTTGACAGGAGAGGAGTGGTATGTACAACAAGCAGCAAGGGCTGTCAATCAGGCCGTTGGACGTGTCATCAGACATCGCCATGACTACGGAGCAATTATTTATTGTGATGAAAG GTTTGTGTGGTCAAATTACCAGTCCCAGATGTCCTATTGGCTCAAACCTTACATAAAG TGCTACTCAAAGTATGGGGAAATAGTTCAAACGTTAACAAGATTTTTCAGAGATAAAGTTTCTTTAGACCCTTTGGAGCCAAAAAAGATGGATTGTAATG ATAGCATAGCCCCGCTTGGAGACAAATGTCTGCCGCAGGAGATTCTGTTTGACTCG CCTGCCGCATCAGTAAATGAGCACCGGGTAACTACTGCAACCACCAGAAGAAATAATTATATGAACTTTGCCCAGATCACCCCTACCAATCGCGCTACCCTTTCTATGAAACATGGCTGTACATCTACTTCacaacccatgtcctcaagaggcCAGTTGTCTCAGGATCAGGTTGTTGATTTGACTGATCATGCAACTACACATGGGCATTCGAAGGAACATACCTTAAAGTCTCTGAGGCTTAAAAAGGCTAAAATAGCAGACAATGTCTCTTCAGTATTGCCACGTAATGTTGAGTCGAGAGATTTGCCTGGATACCAAGGTGAACAATCTACACCTCAATCAAGGAGAAGTACTATCGAACAAGCATGCGAAAAGAATGAGGCTATTCAGGAAGGATCTGGTGGCCACGTTTCTATTACTGGACCAgcattcttgaagctg GCCCGAGAAAAGCTCAGTACTGCAGAGTATGGAGAGTTTGTTGAATTTATGAAGGCCTTAAAATTGAAAAATATGCACATCAAAGACTCACTCGAAGCAATAGCGAAGCTGTTTTCTTCTCCAGGGCGACTCACGCTTCTTGAAGG GTTCAGGGTCTTTGTATCCAAGAATCAACTCCCATTATATGAGCAGCTTGTTCGAAGATATAGTGCGGCTAATACATAA
- the LOC127342800 gene encoding regulator of telomere elongation helicase 1 homolog isoform X2, with protein MPVYRIRGVDVDFPFDAYDCQITYMDRVLQSLQQGNNALLESPTGTGKTLCLLCSTLAWRRTFGEFLRGGGGGGSSQPSGSQQSGASATPLSPYPVIIYASRTHSQLRQVIKELKATSYRPKMAVLGSREQMCIHEEVSKLRGKAQNNGCQFLCKKRRCRHNNIVTEYMRSNSELGNEPFDIEDLVNIGRTKGPCPYYISRELSKSVDILFAPYNYLIDPGNRRSLAGIPWDNAVLIFDEAHNLESICADAASFDLLPTSLTSCIAEAQECIQLCSFKRSIENSADKQFDPENYAILKALLMALEKKISELVIESKELGYTKPGTYIYEFLSELNITSETSKKLIETIDSASLLLEEGNSGETKAGAKAKSTVSRLETIRDILDIIFRGGGQSHAKYYRFHVNESRQTSGDSLQVFGKASRTLSWWCFNPGLAMEEFLKLGVRSIILTSGTLSPLESLAMELNLEFPVRLENPHVISPDQIWVGVVPVGPSGHPLNSSYRTRETEKYKQELGTVIVNFARIVPDGLLVFFPSYSMMDKCIDYWKNRNHEHSVDENTIWQRMCKYKQPVIEPRQSSNFPNAIEDYAAKLRDSSTSGAIFFAVCRGKVSEGLDFADRAGRAVIVTGMPFSTPTDPKVRLKREYLDNRGNLDKTATPSNKNSKVLTGEEWYVQQAARAVNQAVGRVIRHRHDYGAIIYCDERFVWSNYQSQMSYWLKPYIKCYSKYGEIVQTLTRFFRDKVSLDPLEPKKMDCNDSIAPLGDKCLPQEILFDSITPTNRATLSMKHGCTSTSQPMSSRGQLSQDQVVDLTDHATTHGHSKEHTLKSLRLKKAKIADNVSSVLPRNVESRDLPGYQGEQSTPQSRRSTIEQACEKNEAIQEGSGGHVSITGPAFLKLAREKLSTAEYGEFVEFMKALKLKNMHIKDSLEAIAKLFSSPGRLTLLEGFRVFVSKNQLPLYEQLVRRYSAANT; from the exons atgcCGGTGTACCGCATCCGCGGCGTCGACGTCGACTTCCCCTTCGACGCCTACGACTGCCAGATCACCTACATGGACCGCGTCCTCCAGTCCCTGCAGCAG GGCAATAACGCGCTCCTCGAGAGCCCGACGGGGACGGGGAAGACGCTATGCCTGCTCTGCTCTACGCTTGCGTGGCGGCGGACATTCGGGGAGTTTctgcggggcggcggcggcggcggcagcagccAGCCGTCAGGAAGCCAGCAGTCGGGGGCCTCTGCGACCCCGTTGTCGCCATACCCCGTGATTATCTACGCCTCCCGGACGCATAGCCAGCTCCGGCAGGTCATCAAGGAGCTCAAGGCCACCAGCTACAG GCCGAAGATGGCAGTGCTGGGCTCCCGTGAGCAGATGTGCATCCATGAAGAAGTGAGCAAGCTCAGGGGAAAAGCACAGAACAATGGTTGCCAGTTCCTCTGTAAGAAGCGCAGGTGCCGTCATAACAACATTGTTACTG AATACATGAGAAGCAACAGTGAGCTTGGAAATGAGCCTTTTGACATTGAAGACTTGGTTAATATTGGGAGAACTAAGGGCCC GTGCCCATATTACATCTCCCGGGAACTTTCCAAGTCTGTTGATATTTTATTTGCCCCGTATAATTATCTTATTGATCCAGGAAATCGGCGTTCCTTAGCTGGCATACCATGGGACAATGCAGTACTTATATTTGATGAAGCACACAACCTG GAAAGTATATGTGCAGATGCTGCCTCTTTTGACTTGCTTCCCACTAGCCTTACTTCTTGCATTGCGGAAGCTCAAGAGTGCATTCAACTGTGTTCATTCAAGAGGTCCATTGAAAATTCTGCTGATAAACAATTTGACCCAGAAAACTATGCTATCCTCAAAG CTCTTTTAATGGCACTTGAGAAAAAAATTAGTGAGTTGGTAATTGAATCCAAGGAGCTGGGTTACACAAAACCTGGGACTTACATATACGAGTTCCTCTCAGAACTGAATATTACGTCTGAAACATCCAAAAAGTTAATTGAGACTATTGATAGTGCTTCTTTACTACTGGAGGAAG GAAATTCTGGTGAAACTAAAGCTGGCGCCAAGGCAAAGTCCACAGTGTCTAGATTGGAAACAATTAGAGACATTCTTGACATAATTTTTAGGGGCGGTGGTCAAAGCCATGCAAAGTATTATCGT TTTCATGTAAATGAATCTCGACAAACATCTGGTGACTCGTTGCAAGTTTTCG GTAAGGCTTCAAGGACTCTTAGTTGGTGGTGTTTTAACCCAGGGCTTGCTATGGAGGAATTTCTCAAGTTGGGTGTACGCTCCATTATATTAACATCTGGAACTTTATCTCCCTTAGAGTCACTTGCCATGGAATTAAACCT TGAGTTTCCAGTCAGGCTAGAGAATCCCCATGTCATTTCGCCAGATCAAATCTGGGTTGGAGTTGTGCCTGTGGGGCCTTCAGGGCATCCACTTAATTCTTCTTATCGGACACGTGAGACTGAAAAGTACAAGCAAGAATTGGGTACTGTTATAG TTAATTTTGCCCGTATAGTGCCAGATGGACTCCTTGTTTTCTTTCCTTCATATTCTATGATGGACAAGTGTATTGACTACTGGAAAAACAGG AACCATGAACATTCAGTGGACGAGAACACAATTTGGCAGAGAATGTGCAAGTACAAGCAGCCAGTTATAGAGCCTAGGCAGTCATCAAACTTTCCAAATGCAATTGAG GACTATGCAGCCAAACTACGCGATTCTTCTACTTCTGGGGCAATTTTTTTTGCAGTTTGCCGTGGCAAA GTTAGTGAGGGCCTTGATTTTGCTGACCGTGCTGGGAGAGCTGTAATAGTTACTGGAATGCCTTTCTCCACTCCGACTGATCCTAAG GTTCGGCTCAAGCGTGAGTATTTGGATAATCGTGGTAATTTGGATAAGACGGCAACACCATCTAATAAGAACTCAAAG GTTTTGACAGGAGAGGAGTGGTATGTACAACAAGCAGCAAGGGCTGTCAATCAGGCCGTTGGACGTGTCATCAGACATCGCCATGACTACGGAGCAATTATTTATTGTGATGAAAG GTTTGTGTGGTCAAATTACCAGTCCCAGATGTCCTATTGGCTCAAACCTTACATAAAG TGCTACTCAAAGTATGGGGAAATAGTTCAAACGTTAACAAGATTTTTCAGAGATAAAGTTTCTTTAGACCCTTTGGAGCCAAAAAAGATGGATTGTAATG ATAGCATAGCCCCGCTTGGAGACAAATGTCTGCCGCAGGAGATTCTGTTTGACTCG ATCACCCCTACCAATCGCGCTACCCTTTCTATGAAACATGGCTGTACATCTACTTCacaacccatgtcctcaagaggcCAGTTGTCTCAGGATCAGGTTGTTGATTTGACTGATCATGCAACTACACATGGGCATTCGAAGGAACATACCTTAAAGTCTCTGAGGCTTAAAAAGGCTAAAATAGCAGACAATGTCTCTTCAGTATTGCCACGTAATGTTGAGTCGAGAGATTTGCCTGGATACCAAGGTGAACAATCTACACCTCAATCAAGGAGAAGTACTATCGAACAAGCATGCGAAAAGAATGAGGCTATTCAGGAAGGATCTGGTGGCCACGTTTCTATTACTGGACCAgcattcttgaagctg GCCCGAGAAAAGCTCAGTACTGCAGAGTATGGAGAGTTTGTTGAATTTATGAAGGCCTTAAAATTGAAAAATATGCACATCAAAGACTCACTCGAAGCAATAGCGAAGCTGTTTTCTTCTCCAGGGCGACTCACGCTTCTTGAAGG GTTCAGGGTCTTTGTATCCAAGAATCAACTCCCATTATATGAGCAGCTTGTTCGAAGATATAGTGCGGCTAATACATAA